In Helianthus annuus cultivar XRQ/B chromosome 3, HanXRQr2.0-SUNRISE, whole genome shotgun sequence, a single window of DNA contains:
- the LOC110928700 gene encoding protein OS-9 homolog, whose amino-acid sequence MGSNLSWVLVLFTISFNYDVVADQIFPTHSGGLSRSSREPKYDIEFHTEDSPFIPDDDQESVVMPKKNGDKFLCFLPKVEKTKTEKPAVHENTTSLILETEKRTKLKTPDELLEALQDRCFIRQEGWWSYEFCYNKKLRQIHVEDDKVVQEFVLGEYDAEATAAYNRNLSDISTLKDPRSKDASQRYHAHQYTNGTTCDLTNEPRETEVRFVCSEPRAMISSITELSTCKYALTIQCPTLCKHPLFQEERPVWYTINCNPLPKDYKQPKMEDDVVHEHDIAMVTDKSSSSVSEEYAT is encoded by the exons ATGGGTTCCAATTTGTCGTGGGTTTTGGTTCTTTTCACCATTTCCTTCAATTACGACGTCGTAGCCGATCAGATCTTCCCAACTCATTCAG GTGGCTTAAGTCGTAGCTCTCGAGAACCAAAATATGACATTGAGTTCCACACAGAAGATTCACCATTTATTCCT GATGATGATCAAGAATCGGTGGTCATGCCAAAGAAAAACGGCGATAAATTTCTTTGTTTCTTGCCTAAAGTGGAGAAAACCAAGACTGAGAAGCCAGCCGTACATGAAAACACAACAAGTTTAATTTTGGAAACTGAAAAACGAACTAAATTAAAGACACCAGATGAACTACTTGAAGCACTTCAAGACCGATGCTTTATTAGG cAAGAGGGCTGGTGGTCGTATGAATTTTGTTATAACAAGAAGCTGCGTCAAATTCATGTGGAGGATGACAAG GTTGTTCAAGAGTTTGTATTGGGTGAATATGATGCTGAAGCTACAGCTGCTTATAACCGTAACCTTTCTGACATATCAACTTTGAAAGATCCCCGCTCTAAAGATGCATCACAAAG GTATCATGCGCATCAATACACAAATGGAACTACCTGTGATCTTACAAACGAGCCTCGAGAAACCGAG GTAAGATTTGTTTGTTCGGAACCTAGAGCGATGATTAGTTCTATAACTGAATTATCAACATGCAAATACGCTCTCACAATCCAATGCCCAACACTTTGCAAGCACCC GTTGTTCCAAGAAGAAAGACCAGTTTGGTATACAATCAACTGTAACCCGCTTCCAAAAGACTACAAACAACCAAAAATGGAAGATGACGTTGTACATGAACACGATATTGCTATGGTAACCGATAAGTCATCATCATCTGTTTCAGAAGAATATGCAACTTAA